From a region of the Coprococcus comes ATCC 27758 genome:
- a CDS encoding diacylglycerol kinase family protein, with product MDSQKKDPLYKSFGYAFEGIGTCIKKERNMKIHCAAAILVVIAGVILKISSLEWCICLTLFGLIMALELVNTAVEAVVDLVTEERKPLAKIAKDTAAGAVLIAAIMAAIAGIIIFLPKGLTFLGF from the coding sequence ATGGACAGTCAGAAGAAAGATCCGCTCTATAAAAGTTTTGGATACGCATTTGAAGGGATTGGTACCTGTATCAAAAAAGAGCGGAATATGAAGATTCACTGTGCGGCAGCGATTCTGGTAGTGATTGCCGGAGTGATATTGAAGATCTCATCGCTGGAATGGTGCATCTGCCTGACACTTTTTGGGCTTATCATGGCGCTGGAGCTGGTCAATACCGCAGTAGAAGCGGTGGTTGATCTGGTGACGGAAGAGCGGAAGCCACTTGCAAAGATTGCAAAAGATACAGCAGCAGGTGCGGTTCTGATCGCAGCAATTATGGCAGCGATCGCCGGGATTATTATTTTTCTGCCAAAGGGGCTTACATTCCTTGGGTTTTAA
- a CDS encoding phasin family protein has product MGSLGDGVKKVLLAGIGTAAVTAEKSKEVLDKMAERGEAAVEQGKVLNQELRHNIKKTVKENVNVSVKTSSPEELDELLDKMTPEQIEQLKERIYEREAAVSEEETEKVEEAVEQAGETAETVETETAKEAAKEVEAIESGNEDMNE; this is encoded by the coding sequence ATGGGAAGTTTAGGAGATGGAGTTAAGAAAGTATTACTTGCAGGGATTGGTACAGCAGCAGTAACTGCAGAAAAGTCAAAAGAAGTTCTGGATAAGATGGCAGAACGTGGAGAAGCAGCTGTAGAACAGGGAAAAGTTCTGAATCAGGAACTTCGCCACAATATCAAGAAGACTGTAAAAGAAAATGTCAATGTTTCTGTTAAGACATCTTCACCGGAAGAACTGGACGAGCTGCTTGATAAGATGACACCGGAGCAGATTGAACAGCTCAAAGAAAGAATTTATGAGCGTGAAGCAGCAGTTTCTGAAGAAGAAACAGAAAAAGTAGAAGAAGCTGTAGAACAGGCAGGAGAGACGGCTGAAACTGTTGAAACAGAGACGGCAAAGGAAGCAGCAAAAGAAGTTGAAGCAATCGAATCTGGCAACGAGGACATGAATGAGTAA
- a CDS encoding ABC1 kinase family protein: MSNKNQPKESNKYGSRLREMTAVLRKHGITGGLTPEKLRLILEDLGPTYIKLGQIMSLHSDILPKSYCEELMRLHSEVTPMPFEQVAEVIRKSYGYEWNEVFQSIDVHPLGSASIAQVHRAVLKTGEDVVVKVQRQGIYKVMSRDISLLHKAAKLVPPGTIKDMVDINMVLDELWTVTQQEMNFLLEAASMEEFAQRNQDVAFVTTPRLYREYTTNHVLVMEYIDGFAINDKENLLANGYDLNEIGTKLVDNYIRQVMEDGFFHADPHPGNVRIRDGKIVWIDMGMMGRLTERDREQISNAVKGVAENDIGLIQEAVMALGEFRGKPDQSKLYEDINNLMAKYGTIDMGDIDIAEVMQDLMEVMKENKISMPHGLTMLARGLANMEGVLAEISPQINMVEIAAARMKESFLTKEQWKKEIKNDAKRLYRSLHKAMDIPSLAADILQGHMKGQTRVNLDLHTSDELSGLLRRLVRNIVMGLWVMALLISSSIICTTNMQPRLWGIPAIGAFGYLMAFAIVMYVFIKHIFSKK, translated from the coding sequence ATGAGTAACAAAAACCAGCCAAAAGAGTCAAATAAATATGGTTCCAGACTGCGGGAGATGACAGCAGTCCTCAGAAAACATGGGATTACCGGTGGACTTACCCCGGAAAAGCTCCGGCTGATCCTGGAGGATCTGGGGCCGACTTATATTAAGCTTGGTCAGATCATGTCACTGCATTCCGACATTCTTCCGAAAAGCTATTGTGAAGAACTGATGCGGCTTCATTCCGAGGTGACACCGATGCCATTTGAACAGGTAGCAGAAGTGATCCGCAAGTCCTACGGTTATGAGTGGAACGAAGTGTTCCAGAGCATTGATGTGCATCCACTGGGATCGGCATCGATCGCACAGGTCCACCGGGCGGTTCTGAAGACTGGGGAAGATGTTGTCGTCAAAGTTCAGAGGCAGGGCATCTATAAGGTAATGTCCAGAGATATCAGTCTGCTCCACAAAGCGGCAAAGCTGGTCCCGCCAGGTACGATCAAGGACATGGTGGATATTAACATGGTCCTGGACGAGCTCTGGACTGTCACCCAGCAGGAGATGAATTTCCTTCTGGAGGCAGCCAGTATGGAAGAATTTGCCCAGCGCAATCAGGATGTGGCTTTTGTTACAACGCCTCGGCTCTATCGCGAATATACGACCAACCATGTGCTAGTGATGGAATATATTGATGGATTTGCAATCAACGATAAAGAAAATCTGCTGGCAAATGGCTATGATCTGAATGAGATTGGAACAAAGCTTGTAGATAATTACATTCGCCAGGTTATGGAGGACGGTTTTTTTCATGCTGATCCGCATCCAGGCAATGTGCGTATCCGTGATGGAAAGATTGTTTGGATCGATATGGGAATGATGGGAAGACTTACCGAGCGTGACCGGGAACAGATCAGCAATGCAGTCAAAGGTGTGGCAGAGAATGACATCGGTCTGATCCAGGAAGCGGTGATGGCACTTGGCGAGTTCCGTGGAAAGCCGGATCAGAGCAAGCTGTATGAAGATATCAATAATCTGATGGCAAAATATGGAACGATTGATATGGGTGATATCGATATTGCGGAAGTTATGCAGGATCTGATGGAAGTGATGAAGGAAAATAAAATTTCTATGCCTCATGGACTTACTATGCTTGCAAGAGGACTCGCCAATATGGAAGGTGTGCTTGCCGAGATCAGTCCGCAGATCAACATGGTTGAGATTGCGGCGGCACGGATGAAGGAGAGCTTTCTGACGAAGGAACAGTGGAAAAAAGAGATAAAGAATGATGCAAAAAGACTGTATCGTTCTCTTCACAAGGCAATGGATATTCCTTCCCTTGCAGCAGACATCCTGCAGGGTCACATGAAAGGACAGACCAGAGTCAATCTGGATCTTCATACTTCGGATGAGCTTTCCGGGTTGCTCAGGAGGTTGGTGCGGAATATTGTAATGGGGCTGTGGGTGATGGCACTTCTGATCAGTTCCAGCATTATCTGTACAACCAATATGCAGCCAAGGTTGTGGGGGATTCCGGCAATCGGTGCGTTTGGATATCTGATGGCATTTGCTATTGTAATGTATGTTTTTATCAAACATATCTTTTCAAAAAAATAA
- the glgB gene encoding 1,4-alpha-glucan branching protein GlgB, translated as MRKEFYTGHLFDVYRYFGAHKEGENFIFRVFAPSAKGVCVFGEFSNWTEIPMYQEGQSGVYVSEPIPAKTGQLYKYCIYTANGGRVEHCDPYGFQMELRPGDCSILTDLYSYKFKDEKWMKNRTVGFDSPVNIYEIHAGSWRKKGEGQTDWYTYIELAKLLIPYVKKNHYTHIEMMPLSEHPFDGSWGYQNTGFFAPTARYGTPDELKKFVDECHQAGIGVIMDFVPVHFAVDYYGLKEFDGTCLYEYPNAAVGESEWGSCNFMHSRGEVRCFLQSAANYWLSEFHFDGIRMDAVSRLIYWQGDEARGVNGTTLDFLKVMNQGLKSLHPTAMLIAEDSTNFPGVTKPVDQGGVGFDYKWDLGFMHDTLEYFQSAPEYRSRDYHKLTFSMMYYYNERFLLEYCHDEVVHGKATILQKMNGEYEDKFPQARAMYLYMMAHPGKKLNFMGNEFGQLREWDESREQDWDILKYPLHDAFHRYMIELNRIGQENDAFWHDYDPENFKWLDCHQEERCIYAIKRKGKNKNFIAIFNFSDEEQEDYELDTEEEGKLSVILDTDWDEYGGNTKKKKTLPAKAKKGTHVTLDLPPFSGILLMS; from the coding sequence ATGCGGAAGGAGTTTTATACAGGGCATCTTTTTGATGTATATCGTTATTTTGGAGCGCATAAAGAGGGTGAAAATTTTATTTTCCGTGTGTTTGCGCCATCGGCAAAAGGAGTGTGCGTATTTGGAGAATTCAGTAACTGGACAGAGATCCCGATGTATCAGGAGGGACAGAGCGGTGTATATGTGTCAGAGCCGATTCCGGCGAAGACTGGTCAGCTGTATAAGTACTGCATTTACACAGCAAATGGCGGAAGGGTAGAGCACTGTGATCCATATGGCTTCCAGATGGAATTAAGACCAGGAGATTGCTCAATCTTAACGGATCTTTATAGTTATAAATTTAAGGATGAAAAATGGATGAAGAACCGGACAGTCGGATTTGACAGTCCGGTCAATATCTATGAGATCCATGCAGGATCCTGGAGAAAAAAAGGAGAAGGGCAGACCGACTGGTATACTTATATTGAGCTTGCAAAGCTTCTGATTCCTTATGTAAAAAAGAATCATTATACTCATATTGAGATGATGCCGCTTTCCGAGCATCCTTTTGACGGATCCTGGGGATATCAGAATACCGGATTTTTTGCGCCGACCGCACGTTATGGAACACCGGATGAGCTGAAAAAATTTGTGGATGAGTGTCACCAGGCAGGAATTGGTGTGATCATGGATTTTGTTCCGGTACATTTTGCAGTCGATTATTATGGCTTGAAAGAATTTGACGGAACCTGTCTGTATGAATATCCAAATGCGGCAGTAGGTGAAAGCGAATGGGGAAGCTGTAATTTCATGCATTCCAGAGGGGAAGTACGATGTTTCTTACAGTCGGCAGCAAATTACTGGCTGAGTGAGTTCCATTTTGACGGAATCCGTATGGATGCAGTCAGCCGTCTGATCTACTGGCAGGGTGACGAGGCCAGAGGTGTTAACGGAACGACACTGGATTTTCTGAAGGTGATGAACCAGGGACTAAAGTCCCTTCATCCGACAGCCATGCTGATCGCAGAAGATTCCACCAATTTTCCAGGTGTTACCAAACCGGTTGACCAGGGAGGAGTTGGTTTTGATTACAAGTGGGATCTTGGCTTCATGCACGATACACTGGAATATTTCCAGAGTGCACCAGAATACAGAAGCAGAGATTATCATAAGCTGACATTCTCGATGATGTATTATTATAATGAGCGTTTTTTGCTGGAATACTGTCATGACGAAGTGGTACATGGAAAGGCAACGATTCTCCAGAAGATGAACGGAGAATATGAGGATAAGTTCCCGCAGGCAAGAGCTATGTATCTGTATATGATGGCGCATCCTGGTAAGAAGCTGAATTTCATGGGAAATGAATTCGGTCAGCTTCGCGAGTGGGATGAAAGCCGCGAGCAGGACTGGGATATCCTAAAATATCCGCTCCATGATGCATTTCACCGTTATATGATCGAACTGAATCGCATCGGTCAGGAAAATGATGCATTCTGGCATGATTATGATCCGGAGAATTTCAAATGGCTGGACTGCCATCAGGAAGAGCGCTGTATCTATGCGATCAAAAGAAAAGGAAAAAATAAGAACTTTATCGCGATATTCAACTTCTCAGACGAAGAACAGGAAGATTACGAACTGGATACCGAAGAAGAAGGAAAACTCAGTGTGATACTGGATACGGACTGGGACGAATATGGAGGAAATACAAAAAAGAAAAAGACATTGCCGGCAAAAGCAAAAAAAGGGACGCATGTGACGCTGGACCTGCCGCCGTTTTCGGGGATTTTGCTGATGAGTTAG
- a CDS encoding glycoside hydrolase family 2 protein, whose protein sequence is MNLLAALASVRIFPRKVSHQTLTTRWGKALDPQHILEEYPRPQMIRDQYINLNGEWNYTVLSEKNTITKEGTLLVPFSPEAPLSGAGFQLKPHEKMLCERLLSVKCLPSDGSRCILHFGAVDQYAKVLVNGKVVVSHIGGYLPFSADITDALQEGCNTLTVHIEDRSDTSYHSVGKQKLKRGGMFYTAQSGIWQTVWMEWVPAVYVKKLELTPLYEKETVHVSLLLNHPISGCSDAEAVVCHVRDMDGRLISKGICTNQSDSLCCYSCYCDVNNMHPWNPDDPYLYTIEIQAGEDKVTGYFAMRTFTIEPDKKGLPRFCLNHEPLFLNGVLDQGYWPDGLYTAPSDEALIYDIQTMKNLGFNMIRKHVKVETARWYYHCDRLGMIVWQDMVNGGTYNAPFMTWLPALFPKFKLHTSDRIHPLFGRKNVHGREEFIRECKETVTALKAFPCISTWVIFNEGWGQFDSKKLTALFRELDDTRLIDSASGWFDRRQGDFKSEHNYFAKQFVTPSDRAFVISEYGGYTCQVKGHTCSGKTYGYKICSSQEEFQAAYHKLMSEEIDPLKEQGLCGAVYTQLSDIEDEINGLITYDREVCKL, encoded by the coding sequence ATGAATCTTTTAGCAGCACTTGCAAGTGTACGGATCTTTCCCAGAAAAGTTTCCCATCAGACACTGACTACCCGTTGGGGAAAAGCTCTTGATCCGCAGCACATACTGGAAGAATATCCACGTCCGCAAATGATCCGCGATCAATATATCAACCTGAATGGAGAATGGAATTACACAGTTCTTTCAGAAAAAAATACCATAACCAAAGAAGGAACTCTTCTCGTTCCTTTTTCTCCGGAAGCCCCTCTTTCCGGTGCCGGTTTCCAGTTAAAGCCGCACGAAAAAATGCTCTGTGAGCGCCTGCTGTCAGTCAAGTGCCTTCCTTCCGACGGATCCCGGTGCATCTTGCATTTTGGTGCAGTCGATCAGTATGCGAAAGTTCTGGTAAATGGAAAAGTAGTTGTCTCACATATCGGCGGATATCTTCCATTTTCTGCTGATATCACAGATGCTCTGCAGGAGGGTTGCAACACTCTGACTGTACACATTGAAGACCGTTCCGACACTTCTTATCACAGTGTTGGAAAACAGAAATTAAAGCGTGGCGGAATGTTCTACACTGCCCAGAGTGGAATCTGGCAGACAGTATGGATGGAATGGGTTCCGGCTGTCTATGTCAAAAAACTGGAACTCACCCCTTTATATGAAAAAGAGACGGTACATGTATCCCTTCTTTTAAATCATCCGATTTCCGGATGCAGCGATGCCGAAGCGGTTGTCTGTCACGTCAGAGACATGGACGGTCGCCTGATTTCCAAAGGGATCTGCACCAATCAGTCTGACTCTCTTTGCTGTTACTCCTGCTACTGTGACGTCAACAATATGCATCCCTGGAATCCTGATGATCCTTATCTTTATACAATTGAGATACAAGCAGGCGAAGATAAAGTCACCGGCTATTTTGCAATGCGTACCTTTACCATCGAACCGGATAAAAAAGGACTTCCCCGCTTCTGCCTGAACCATGAACCACTTTTTCTGAATGGAGTCCTGGATCAGGGATACTGGCCGGACGGGCTTTACACTGCACCATCTGATGAAGCGCTGATCTATGATATCCAGACCATGAAAAATCTCGGCTTCAACATGATCCGTAAGCATGTAAAAGTCGAGACTGCAAGATGGTATTATCATTGCGACCGTCTTGGAATGATCGTCTGGCAGGACATGGTAAACGGTGGCACCTACAATGCTCCGTTCATGACCTGGCTGCCTGCACTCTTTCCAAAATTCAAGCTTCACACCAGTGACCGGATTCATCCTCTCTTCGGCAGGAAAAATGTACATGGCAGAGAAGAATTCATCCGTGAATGCAAAGAAACTGTCACTGCCCTAAAAGCATTCCCATGCATCAGCACCTGGGTAATCTTCAATGAAGGCTGGGGACAGTTTGATTCAAAAAAGCTCACTGCCTTATTCCGCGAACTGGATGACACCCGGCTCATCGATTCCGCCAGTGGATGGTTTGACAGACGGCAGGGAGATTTCAAAAGTGAACATAACTACTTTGCAAAGCAGTTCGTAACTCCATCTGACCGCGCTTTCGTCATTTCCGAATACGGAGGCTACACCTGCCAGGTCAAAGGACATACCTGCTCCGGCAAGACATACGGATATAAAATCTGCTCTTCACAGGAAGAATTCCAGGCAGCCTATCATAAACTTATGTCTGAAGAAATCGACCCCCTCAAAGAACAGGGATTGTGCGGAGCAGTATATACACAACTCTCCGACATCGAAGATGAAATAAACGGGCTGATAACTTACGACAGGGAGGTTTGTAAGTTGTAG
- a CDS encoding phosphatase translates to MKIVLDTHAHTIVSGHAYNTIREMAQMAKEKGLEAFALTEHAPQMPGTCHEFYFQNLHIVPREMYGVRLFMGVELNIMNEKGEVDLPESTLCQMDIAIASIHGPCYKGERTEEAITAAYLAAMENPLIHIIGHPDDGRYPVDYEQLAKKAKETGTVLEVNNGSLRPGGFRVDTRKNDLKMLEYCKKYEVPVTMGSDAHMDVDLADYSYALPVIEESHFPEELIVNTSAELLKSCIQYKRNMWKQKKVNC, encoded by the coding sequence ATGAAAATAGTTTTAGATACACATGCACATACCATTGTCAGCGGACATGCATACAATACGATACGTGAGATGGCACAGATGGCGAAAGAGAAAGGACTGGAGGCATTTGCACTGACTGAACATGCACCGCAGATGCCGGGAACCTGTCATGAGTTCTATTTCCAGAATCTGCATATCGTACCGCGTGAAATGTACGGCGTGAGACTGTTCATGGGTGTGGAACTGAATATTATGAATGAAAAGGGAGAGGTTGACCTTCCGGAGAGCACACTTTGTCAGATGGATATTGCAATTGCAAGTATTCATGGACCTTGTTATAAAGGCGAGCGGACGGAAGAGGCAATCACGGCGGCATACCTTGCGGCAATGGAGAATCCGCTGATTCACATTATTGGACATCCGGATGACGGAAGATATCCGGTGGATTATGAACAGCTGGCCAAAAAAGCAAAAGAGACAGGAACCGTTCTGGAGGTAAATAACGGTTCGTTAAGACCTGGCGGATTCCGCGTGGATACCAGGAAAAATGATTTAAAAATGCTGGAATACTGTAAGAAATACGAAGTTCCGGTTACGATGGGAAGCGACGCACATATGGATGTAGATCTTGCAGATTACAGTTATGCGCTTCCGGTGATCGAGGAGAGTCATTTTCCGGAAGAACTGATCGTTAATACTTCTGCAGAGCTTCTGAAATCATGTATTCAGTATAAACGGAATATGTGGAAACAGAAAAAAGTGAATTGTTAA
- a CDS encoding DUF1836 domain-containing protein translates to MTINTEDLLNSILESVGRIDYIHPVDIPNIDLYMDQVTTFMEEQLSSTKRYEDDKILTKTMINNYAKNNLLPPPNKKKYSKEHLLVLIFVYYFKNLLSIKDIEILLKPLTDKYFAVDSEFDMESIYEEVCKMEKSRIGELQDSIRKAYETAEHSFVCVDDEEREQLQKFAFICNLSFDVYVKKQLIEKMVDELPKPNKKK, encoded by the coding sequence ATGACGATAAATACGGAAGATTTATTAAACAGTATCCTGGAAAGTGTCGGCAGAATTGATTATATTCATCCGGTAGATATTCCGAATATAGATTTATATATGGATCAGGTAACAACTTTTATGGAGGAACAGCTCAGTTCGACGAAGCGTTATGAGGATGATAAGATCCTGACGAAAACGATGATCAATAATTATGCGAAAAACAATCTGCTTCCGCCTCCGAATAAGAAAAAGTATTCCAAAGAGCACCTTCTGGTTTTAATTTTTGTCTATTATTTTAAGAACCTGCTCTCAATCAAAGATATTGAGATTTTGTTAAAGCCACTGACAGACAAATATTTTGCTGTGGATTCGGAATTTGACATGGAAAGTATCTATGAAGAAGTCTGTAAGATGGAAAAAAGCAGGATCGGAGAGTTGCAGGATAGTATTCGTAAGGCGTATGAGACTGCTGAGCATTCTTTTGTATGTGTGGATGATGAAGAAAGAGAACAGCTTCAGAAGTTTGCCTTTATCTGTAATCTCAGTTTTGATGTGTATGTGAAAAAGCAACTGATTGAAAAAATGGTGGACGAACTTCCAAAGCCGAATAAGAAAAAATAA
- a CDS encoding YerC/YecD family TrpR-related protein, with product MSRKIRTEAVDSLFDAVLSLKSREECYTFFEDVCTINELLSLSQRFEVAKMLRDQKTYLEIAEKTGASTATISRVNRSLNYGNDGYDMVFERLQAGAEESES from the coding sequence ATGAGTAGAAAAATCAGAACAGAAGCGGTCGATTCTTTATTTGATGCCGTTCTCAGTCTGAAAAGCAGAGAAGAATGCTACACATTCTTTGAAGATGTCTGCACGATCAATGAGCTTTTATCGCTTTCACAGCGTTTTGAAGTAGCTAAGATGCTACGTGATCAGAAAACATACCTGGAGATTGCAGAAAAGACTGGTGCTTCCACAGCAACAATCAGCCGCGTAAACCGCTCTCTTAATTATGGTAATGATGGATACGATATGGTATTTGAGAGACTTCAGGCAGGGGCTGAAGAATCCGAATCTTAA
- the pcrA gene encoding DNA helicase PcrA — protein MSIYDTLNDRQQEAVFYTEGPLLILAGAGSGKTRVLTHRIAWLIDQIGVNPWNILAITFTNKAAGEMRERVDQIVGFGSESIWVSTFHSMCVRILRRYIDRLGYDTNFTIYDADDQKTLIKDVCKYLQIDTKMFKERSLLSAISSAKDELVTPEEMTLRAEGDWAKKKIAQVYTEYEKQLKANNALDFDDLLLKTVQLLQTQPDVLEYYQERFRYIMVDEYQDTNTVQFKLVSLLAGKYQNLCVVGDDDQSIYKFRGANIMNILNFEKEYPNAKVIKLEQNYRSTSTILNAANEVIRHNTGRKEKSLWTENGEGEKIQFRQFDSAYDEADYIVSDIKDKVNSGKREYKDFAILYRTNAQSRIFEEKMVVSNVPYKIVGGVNFYARREIKDLLAYLKTVDNGKDDLAVRRIINVPKRGIGLTTIGRVQDYATEREISFYEAILAAGSVPGIGRALGKIESFAALIEHFKAEGERMSVAELMDEIIDATGYVEELQADSDEEAESRLENIEELRNKIVAYEESCEAEDEKSTLSGFLEQVALVADIDSLDEETDYVVLMTLHSAKGLEFPHVYLAGLEDGIFPSYMTITADDPAELEEERRLCYVGITRAKENLTLTCARRRMVHGETQYNKMSRFLKEIPLSLLSTGALFKKEQTEEEPKVSTYRQAKQAFATKAFAATKPAQQFTVTKGKGPGYDVGDRVRHIKFGEGLVTQITEGGRDYEVTVDFDTAGTKKMFAMFAKLQKID, from the coding sequence ATGAGTATTTATGATACATTAAATGACAGACAGCAGGAGGCCGTTTTCTATACAGAGGGCCCGCTTCTGATCCTTGCCGGAGCAGGATCCGGTAAGACACGTGTCCTTACACACAGGATTGCCTGGTTGATCGATCAGATAGGTGTGAACCCATGGAATATCTTGGCGATCACATTTACGAACAAGGCAGCCGGGGAGATGCGTGAGAGAGTGGATCAGATTGTTGGATTCGGTTCGGAGAGTATCTGGGTGAGCACCTTCCATTCAATGTGTGTGCGGATCCTGCGCAGATATATTGACCGGCTTGGGTATGATACAAATTTTACGATTTATGATGCAGATGATCAGAAGACACTGATCAAGGATGTGTGTAAATATTTGCAGATTGATACGAAAATGTTTAAGGAACGGTCGCTTCTTAGTGCGATTTCTTCTGCAAAAGATGAGCTTGTCACACCGGAAGAGATGACACTTCGTGCGGAAGGGGATTGGGCGAAAAAGAAGATTGCACAGGTTTATACCGAGTATGAAAAGCAGCTGAAAGCTAACAATGCACTCGATTTTGACGATCTGCTTTTAAAGACAGTACAGCTTCTTCAGACACAGCCGGACGTGTTGGAGTATTATCAGGAAAGATTCCGTTATATCATGGTGGATGAGTATCAGGATACGAATACGGTACAGTTTAAGCTGGTAAGCCTTCTTGCCGGTAAGTATCAGAATCTGTGTGTAGTTGGTGATGACGACCAGTCGATCTACAAATTCAGGGGTGCGAATATCATGAATATCCTGAATTTTGAAAAAGAATATCCGAATGCGAAAGTGATCAAGCTGGAACAGAATTACCGTTCCACATCCACAATCCTGAACGCCGCAAATGAAGTGATCCGTCACAATACAGGACGAAAAGAGAAGTCGCTCTGGACCGAGAATGGTGAGGGTGAGAAGATTCAGTTCCGTCAGTTTGATTCTGCTTACGATGAGGCGGATTATATTGTCAGTGATATCAAAGACAAGGTGAACAGTGGAAAAAGAGAATATAAGGATTTCGCTATTTTATACAGAACCAATGCGCAGTCACGTATATTCGAGGAAAAGATGGTGGTATCCAATGTTCCGTATAAGATCGTTGGTGGAGTAAACTTCTATGCAAGACGCGAAATAAAGGATCTGCTGGCATATTTAAAAACAGTAGATAATGGAAAAGATGATCTGGCAGTACGGAGGATCATCAATGTACCGAAGAGGGGAATCGGACTGACAACTATCGGAAGGGTGCAGGATTATGCAACGGAACGGGAGATCAGTTTCTATGAAGCAATCCTGGCTGCAGGATCGGTTCCGGGAATCGGACGTGCGCTTGGCAAAATCGAATCCTTTGCAGCCCTGATTGAGCATTTTAAAGCCGAAGGCGAACGCATGAGTGTAGCGGAATTGATGGATGAGATTATCGATGCAACTGGATATGTAGAAGAACTGCAGGCAGATTCTGATGAAGAAGCAGAAAGCCGTCTGGAAAATATTGAAGAGCTTCGGAATAAAATTGTTGCATACGAGGAGTCCTGTGAAGCAGAAGATGAAAAATCGACACTTTCCGGTTTTTTGGAGCAAGTGGCATTGGTTGCAGATATCGACAGTCTTGATGAGGAGACGGACTATGTGGTGCTGATGACTTTACATAGTGCGAAAGGCCTGGAATTTCCACATGTCTATCTCGCCGGCCTGGAAGATGGGATTTTCCCAAGCTATATGACGATCACGGCAGATGATCCGGCAGAGCTGGAAGAAGAGAGAAGACTCTGTTATGTGGGAATTACCCGTGCAAAGGAGAATCTGACGCTGACCTGTGCAAGACGACGGATGGTACATGGTGAGACACAGTATAATAAGATGTCCAGATTCTTAAAAGAGATTCCGCTGAGTCTGCTTTCTACCGGTGCCCTGTTCAAAAAAGAGCAGACAGAGGAGGAACCAAAGGTATCTACTTACCGTCAGGCAAAGCAGGCATTTGCGACAAAAGCGTTCGCAGCGACAAAGCCTGCACAGCAGTTTACTGTGACCAAGGGAAAAGGTCCGGGATATGATGTGGGGGACAGAGTGCGTCATATTAAGTTTGGGGAAGGTCTGGTGACACAGATCACAGAAGGCGGACGAGACTATGAAGTGACTGTGGACTTTGATACGGCGGGCACGAAGAAGATGTTTGCCATGTTTGCAAAACTGCAGAAAATTGACTAA